One genomic window of Biomphalaria glabrata chromosome 9, xgBioGlab47.1, whole genome shotgun sequence includes the following:
- the LOC106074232 gene encoding serine-rich adhesin for platelets-like — MSSSEESKCAEDSTATLLFCRLCQAVYRQPKILPCLHSFCRPCLVSAVSHTAGRGTVIVCPVCSNEAKLPANGIVGVPDNCFLNRLCQEYVSEVQTHLVARSLHSGQETSAKPSEFSSLRTRLSDELSHPKFSPSTSPNRSASSRPSSVSSSSEDPTDSGAGDVFSDRGSVTSKGTSASALEAIRNMSRIQTKIMNLQGEALRVTYAIDHVNQCMIDWHQNREDLRKAVQRRAAQYQFFIKRLEHQLITQIDSKAADDTFYAESDKSKSDLRKNLKNILYEVSVLKSIQERGKDEEINTLSASILGKSVGMNEVSMKKLHYEINVPTRSIEEIVNESFGKINLLSESTSVFSPEIIDFTDIAVGSTSEEGATQEQTKVNIDERLEMFTEEDVEEENRRSKRRSNEKRSRRHNTDLGLNSTEVQDYLAQFQTARETFRNRRREILLQGQMAREDASPVRNEVRPRPRSSSRNGRVQSLDRSAMPITRGRSSLPGLQTTRANVATVLETGSTGVYTASMRPTDISLPSPVIEEASIPSSPVRSLVKQISDPRHYRPDISSPSSDIAAPILENQVLGEGGTHSSRRHSSDQLSPLLSPLMQQGRNSVDLLDRTSRPIRRALSAAGDRKSKMEFLRENWQRRKELLIQNEGFVSPESQQMKAAVVIKSPPISPVLTHTATRTQSFSLQPKPKEASALSPPASPDDVKLGPMQQLRSRLSHFRQIIGTNGGAKIKSEEEKSPEVILKPTVPVLSQEARSPVTTTSTATDAVSPVIRTSLSNVSNIRGQTTDSQESSAATPSSSIQTSAASSQDITPETVSSKVLSAPVTSAESSPAIVTTTQPPSATTTTTTTTGYVSRYGIRSPSTVSSTTTTSSYTSRYSSYSKPATDSFDVAAMIAAMYSGNEKAIISTKKSEPTSTATTSSTTATSSTTSTTNVSTSNSAPSSTATSVVTTTASDVPTTTTSSYAPYVGRYTRYTTSRDYTQTSSATPSTLSSSLSSPSTITTSNAFSEKSSGKASITDTSRTDSSKTASSGPINTSSSLRSSAWRAGILTPDTSSTKSDVTTLTAKSEVTTLTSTISPLPISSTIEKDEMTKLDTSQNGTPASEQQKFKLESRRSRYTGQGFNRRHTIEVGKSDIQAALALQSQRQPVQNPSSLPPVVESDQQEDLISTTFHVGERRVAPRFIPAPLNLEPLQEGETTEKDSPLKTPSKLTAAVAALKSPSMSPTSPDSSTIKGKLRDIARKKKERWRHLTIH; from the exons ATGTCTAGTAGCGAGGAGTCAAAATGTGCAGAAGACTCCACCGCCACTCTGCTGTTCTGCAGGCTGTGCCAAGCTGTATACCGACAGCCCAAGATCCTGCCGTGTCTGCACAGCTTCTGTCGCCCATGTCTTGTCAGCGCTGTCAGCCACACAGCGGGCAGAGGCACCGTCATCGTGTGCCCTGTGTGTTCCAATGAGGCTAAGCTGCCCGCGAATGGGATAGTGGGAGTACCTGATAACTGTTTCCTCAACAGACTGTGTCAG GAATACGTTAGTGAAGTTCAGACTCATCTAGTGGCCAGGTCACTACACTCTGGACAAGAAACTTCAGCCAAACCCTCAGAATTCTCTTCTCTCAGGACACGGCTTAGCGATGAGCTGTCGCACCCAAAGTTCTCTCCCAGCACTAGCCCTAACAGGAGCGCCAGCTCCAGGCCATCCTCTGTCAGCAGCTCTAGCGAAGACCCCACAGACTCCGGAGCAGGAGACGTCTTCTCTGACCGCGGTTCCGTGACGAGCAAGGGCACTTCCGCCAGCGCGCTGGAAGCCATTCGGAACATGAGCAGGATTCAGACCAAAATCATGAACCTGCAAGGAGAGGCGCTCAGGGTTACATACGCCATAGACCACGTGAACCAGTGCATGATAGACTGGCACCAAAACAGAGAGGATCTAAGAAAGGCAGTGCAAAGAAGGGCAGCGCAATATCAATTCTTCATCAAAAGACTGGAGCATCAGCTTATCACTCAAATCGACAGTAAAGCTGCGGACGACACGTTCTATGCAGAGTCTGACAAAAGCAAGTCTGACTTGAGGAAGAACCTTAAAAACATCTTGTATGAAGTCAGTGTTCTGAAGAGCATACAAGAACGGGGAAAGGACGAGGAGATCAACACCCTTAGTGCCTCGATATTGGGGAAATCTGTGGGCATGAATGAGGTTTCTATGAAGAAGCTTCACTACGAGATAAATGTCCCAACAAGAtctatagaagaaatagtaaaTGAAAGCTTCGGTAAAATAAACCTATTGTCAGAGAGCACTTCCGTATTTAGTCCGGAGATTATAGATTTCACTGATATAGCCGTGGGGTCGACATCTGAAGAAGGAGCCACACAAGAACAGACGAAAGTTAATATAGACGAGAGGCTGGAGATGTTCACCGAAGAAGATGTGGAGGAAGAGAACAGGAGGTCAAAGAGAAGATCAAACGAGAAAAGGTCAAGGAGACACAATACAGATCTGGGTCTCAACTCCACTGAAGTGCAGGATTATCTTGCACAGTTTCAAACTGCCAGGGAAACCTTCAGGAACAGAAGAAGGGAAATACTTCTTCAGGGACAGATGGCCAGAGAAGATGCTTCACCCGTAAGAAATGAGGTCAGGCCAAGACCAAGATCAAGCTCTAGAAATGGCAGGGTTCAGTCCTTAGACAGATCAGCGATGCCAATAACTAGAGGAAGATCTTCGCTTCCTGGGCTGCAAACTACCAGAGCCAACGTAGCAACGGTGCTAGAAACAGGATCAACAGGTGTATACACGGCCAGTATGAGACCCACTGATATTAGCTTGCCATCCCCTGTTATAGAAGAAGCCTCTATACCAAGCTCTCCCGTCCGTTCCCTAGTTAAACAAATATCAGATCCAAGGCATTATCGTCCAGATATTTCCTCTCCCTCCTCTGACATCGCCGCGCCTATTTTAGAAAACCAAGTCCTGGGCGAAGGTGGCACACATTCCTCTCGCCGACATTCCTCTGATCAACTCTCTCCATTACTATCACCCCTAATGCAACAAGGAAGAAACTCGGTTGACTTACTCGATCGCACCTCGCGTCCAATACGGAGAGCACTGAGTGCTGCAGGTGACAGGAAGTCAAAGATGGAGTTTCTCCGTGAAAACTGGCAAAGAAGAAAAGAGCTGCTGATACAAAATGAAGGTTTTGTCAGCCCAGAAAGCCAACAAATGAAAGCAGCTGTTGTTATTAAATCTCCGCCTATTTCTCCAGTACTTACCCACACTGCCACTAGAACACAGTCTTTCTCTCTGCAACCGAAACCTAAAGAAGCCTCAGCGCTGTCTCCTCCAGCTTCTCCTGATGATGTCAAGTTGGGACCAATGCAGCAGCTAAGAAGCAGACTTTCTCACTTCAGGCAGATCATTGGAACTAATGGAGGCGCTAAGATCAAgagtgaagaagaaaaaagccCAGAGGTGATTCTGAAACCAACAGTTCCAGTCTTGTCACAAGAAGCAAGATCACCAGTAACTACAACTAGTACTGCAACTGACGCTGTTTCGCCAGTTATAAGGACATCATTAAGCAACGTTTCCAACATACGAGGTCAAACTACAGATTCCCAAGAATCTTCAGCTGCTACGCCATCTTCATCAATTCAAACCTCCGCTGCATCGAGTCAAGATATTACGCCCGAAACAGTCAGTTCGAAAGTATTATCAGCTCCTGTAACTTCAGCAGAAAGTTCCCCAGCAATCGTGACtacaactcagccaccatcAGCTACCACCACCACCACAACAACAACAGGCTATGTCAGCAGATATGGAATTAGATCCCCGTCAACAGTCTCATCCACAACCACAACCAGTAGCTACACCAGCAGATACTCTTCCTATTCCAAACCAGCAACAGATAGCTTCGACGTTGCTGCGATGATCGCAGCCATGTACAGCGGCAATGAGAAGGCCATCATCAGTACTAAAAAGTCTGAGCCTACAAGCACTGCCACTACATCTAGCACCACAGCTACAAGCTCCACTACTTCCACAACTAATGTAAGCACATCCAATAGTGCACCATCCAGTACAGCGACCTCTGTAGTCACCACTACTGCCTCTGACGTCCCCACCACAACAACCAGTAGCTATGCACCTTACGTTGGAAGATACACGCGTTACACCACCAGCAGGGACTACACTCAAACAAGCTCAGCCACACCTTCCACCCTTTCTTCAAGCCTGAGTTCACCATCCACCATCACAACTAGCAATGCATTTTCAGAGAAGTCATCAGGCAAAGCTAGCATTACTGACACTTCTCGCACTGACTCCAGCAAAACAGCATCTTCTGGACCAATCAATACATCATCATCTTTAAGATCATCTGCTTGGAGGGCCGGGATACTTACCCCGGACACAAGCTCTACCAAGTCTGACGTAACAACCCTCACTGCCAAGTCTGAGGTAACAACCCTCACTTCTACCATAAGTCCTCTGCCTATTTCATCTACGATAGAAAAAGATGAGATGACCAAACTGGACACGTCCCAAAATGGTACCCCAGCAAGTGAACAACAGAAATTCAAGCTAGAGTCAAGGAGATCTCGGTACACTGGTCAAGGGTTCAACCGACGACACACAATTGAAGTAGGCAAAAGTGACATTCAGGCAGCCCTAGCACTTCAATCACAGCGACAGCCAGTTCAAAACCCTTCATCTCTTCCACCCGTGGTAGAAAGTGACCAACAAGAAGACTTGATCTCCACTACATTCCACGTTGGTGAAAGACGTGTGGCCCCCAGATTCATTCCTGCACCCTTGAACCTGGAGCCACTCCAGGAGGGGGAGACAACAGAGAAAGACAGCCCGTTAAAGACACCCTCCAAGTTGACCGCTGCTGTAGCAGCCTTAAAATCGCCTTCCATGTCACCGACATCCCCAGATTCCAGTACAATCAAAGGAAAGCTAAGAGACATtgccaggaaaaagaaagaaaggtggAGACATTTGACCATACATTAA